One window from the genome of Hydra vulgaris chromosome 02, alternate assembly HydraT2T_AEP encodes:
- the LOC136076009 gene encoding uncharacterized protein LOC136076009 produces the protein MPGNSGYYTNNKKTCPESVRFIGKEKFPKKLIMWKAISDRGMSEPLFRTSKAVAINSSIYINECLEKRLLPFIHKYHGDFNYLFWPDLASSHYSKDSLNWMDQYVYYVDKESNPPNVPQARPIENFWGHLAQKVYEGD, from the coding sequence ATGCCTGGAAATTCTGGATACTACacaaacaacaaaaagacaTGCCCAGAAAGTGTTCGTTTTAtaggaaaagaaaaatttccaaaaaaattaataatgtggAAAGCCATATCTGACCGTGGTATGTCCGAGCCATTGTTTCGCACTTCCAAGGCTGTAGCGATCAATTCATCaatctatattaatgaatgttTAGAAAAACGACTTCTTCCATTTATTCACAAGTATCATGGAGactttaactatttattttggcCAGATTTAGCAAGTTCTCATTATTCTAAAGATTCTCTAAATTGGATGGACCAATATGTCTATTACGTTGATAAAGAATCCAATCCCCCAAATGTGCCTCAAGCACGaccaattgaaaatttttgggGACATTTGGCACAGAAGGTTTACGAAGGAGATTAG